A genomic segment from Alteribacillus bidgolensis encodes:
- the ssb gene encoding single-stranded DNA-binding protein: MINRVVLVGRLTRDPELRYTPNGVAVANFGIAVNRPFTNQQGEREADFFNCVVWRKQAENVANYLKKGSLAGIDGRLQSRRYENQEGRRVNVVEVQAESVQFLEPRNASGGTGGPRNDYAGAQGGGNQGYGQQNQGGGSSNLNDDPFANDGQPIDISDDDLPF; this comes from the coding sequence ATGATAAATCGTGTCGTTTTGGTTGGCCGTCTGACCCGCGACCCCGAATTAAGGTATACACCAAATGGTGTGGCTGTTGCAAATTTCGGGATTGCCGTCAACCGTCCGTTTACAAACCAGCAGGGGGAAAGAGAAGCTGACTTTTTTAACTGTGTCGTTTGGAGAAAACAGGCGGAAAACGTTGCAAATTACTTGAAAAAAGGCAGCCTAGCCGGTATTGATGGCCGACTGCAAAGCCGCAGATATGAAAATCAGGAAGGCCGTCGTGTAAACGTTGTAGAAGTTCAGGCGGAAAGTGTACAATTTCTAGAACCACGCAACGCTTCTGGCGGCACCGGAGGCCCTCGTAATGATTATGCAGGTGCTCAAGGCGGAGGAAATCAAGGGTACGGTCAACAGAACCAAGGAGGAGGCTCCTCTAACCTTAATGATGATCCTTTTGCTAACGATGGCCAGCCTATTGATATATCTGATGACGATTTACCATTCTAG
- the rpsR gene encoding 30S ribosomal protein S18 has translation MARRRGKRRKVCYFTVNKIEKIDYKDVDLLKKFISERGKILPRRVTGTSAKYQRQLTKAIKRSRHVALLPYVKEQ, from the coding sequence ATGGCACGTCGTAGAGGAAAGCGCAGAAAAGTCTGTTACTTTACAGTCAATAAAATTGAAAAAATTGACTATAAAGATGTAGATTTGTTGAAGAAATTTATTTCTGAACGTGGTAAAATTTTGCCGCGTCGTGTAACTGGTACTTCCGCTAAGTATCAACGTCAATTGACAAAAGCAATTAAGCGTTCTCGTCATGTAGCACTGCTCCCTTACGTTAAAGAGCAGTAA
- a CDS encoding ParA family protein, whose amino-acid sequence MAKVVAIANQKGGVGKTTTAVNISACLAYIGKKVLLVDIDPQGNATSGAGIEKGDVDECVYNLLVEDAKINQVIKQSSVENLHVVPSTIQLSGAEIELVPTISREIRLKKALSEVDGEYDYMIIDCPPSLGLLTINALTASDSVLIPVQCEYYALEGLSQLLNTVRLVQKHLNTDLAIEGVVLTMLDARTNLGLQVIEEVKKYFREKVFNTIIPRNVRLGEAPSHGLPIILYDVKSRGAEVYLDLAKEVVAGG is encoded by the coding sequence ATGGCAAAAGTAGTTGCTATCGCAAACCAAAAAGGCGGAGTAGGGAAGACTACAACTGCCGTAAACATAAGTGCATGCCTGGCATACATAGGAAAAAAAGTACTTCTCGTAGATATTGATCCGCAAGGTAATGCAACGAGCGGTGCAGGTATTGAAAAAGGGGATGTTGATGAATGTGTTTATAACCTTTTAGTAGAGGATGCAAAAATTAATCAAGTCATCAAACAATCAAGTGTAGAAAACTTGCATGTTGTTCCATCTACTATTCAACTCTCAGGAGCAGAAATAGAATTAGTGCCGACTATTTCCAGGGAAATTCGCTTAAAAAAAGCACTGAGTGAAGTAGATGGGGAGTATGATTATATGATTATAGATTGTCCCCCGTCGCTTGGTTTATTGACGATAAACGCATTAACAGCTTCAGACTCTGTGTTAATTCCTGTCCAATGTGAATACTACGCCCTCGAAGGATTAAGTCAACTTCTAAACACCGTTCGTTTAGTACAGAAGCACTTGAATACAGACCTTGCTATTGAAGGAGTAGTGTTGACAATGCTAGATGCACGCACCAACTTAGGTTTGCAAGTGATTGAGGAAGTGAAGAAATACTTCAGAGAAAAAGTGTTTAATACTATTATTCCAAGAAATGTACGTTTAGGAGAAGCACCTAGTCACGGACTCCCGATTATTTTGTATGACGTAAAATCAAGAGGAGCAGAAGTATATTTAGATCTAGCAAAGGAAGTGGTGGCCGGTGGGTAA
- a CDS encoding YkvI family membrane protein yields MIVNGLKWMFLIIGTTIGAGYASGREIWQFFGHESGLAIILFTLLFVTSCHVVLSISFRHQTDDYAEVLLELMGPRFSKGYDVIIVFYLFTTTGIMIAGGGAALEFFHVPFSAGVIFMCVLLLIVAVRGVKGLTGVNSFLMPVLIISLTVTLLSFFWFNANFEGIDWKTQHNWPAAFTFTSLNLLPLVAVLSATGKQIKHHGEIWIASVGSGVTLGGISFLYNESLIAAAEDIMLYEIPLFALLKSYPDYMTAFMAVLLWTAIFTTAASGLFGLSSRLHSVIRLPVWALALVLLCLMIPVTRIGFSSLIAFLYPLYGFVNLYLLIVVLIHPFYLKKRS; encoded by the coding sequence ATGATAGTCAATGGATTAAAATGGATGTTTTTAATTATTGGTACAACTATTGGTGCAGGATATGCTTCAGGACGTGAAATATGGCAATTTTTTGGTCATGAAAGTGGACTGGCTATTATTTTATTTACTCTTCTTTTTGTTACAAGCTGCCATGTTGTATTAAGCATAAGTTTTCGTCATCAAACCGATGATTATGCAGAAGTACTCTTAGAATTGATGGGACCACGTTTTTCAAAGGGATATGATGTTATTATTGTATTTTATTTATTTACAACGACGGGCATCATGATAGCAGGAGGTGGAGCAGCTCTTGAATTTTTCCATGTTCCCTTTTCAGCCGGAGTGATATTTATGTGTGTGCTGCTTCTAATTGTAGCTGTTCGTGGTGTTAAAGGATTGACAGGGGTTAATAGTTTTTTGATGCCTGTGTTAATTATTAGTTTAACAGTTACACTTTTATCCTTCTTTTGGTTTAATGCTAACTTTGAAGGAATAGATTGGAAAACACAACATAATTGGCCAGCTGCATTTACCTTTACTTCTTTGAACTTACTTCCGCTTGTTGCTGTATTATCAGCTACAGGTAAACAAATAAAGCATCATGGTGAGATATGGATAGCTAGTGTTGGAAGCGGAGTAACTCTAGGAGGAATATCATTTCTATATAATGAGTCATTAATTGCAGCAGCAGAAGACATCATGTTGTATGAAATACCTTTGTTTGCTTTATTGAAATCTTACCCAGATTATATGACAGCCTTTATGGCCGTTCTTTTGTGGACAGCAATCTTTACAACCGCAGCCTCGGGGTTATTTGGATTATCAAGCAGGCTTCATTCTGTTATCCGTCTTCCTGTTTGGGCACTGGCTCTTGTGCTTTTATGTTTAATGATTCCAGTGACTCGAATTGGTTTTTCAAGTTTAATTGCATTTTTATATCCATTATACGGTTTTGTAAATTTATACTTGCTTATTGTTGTCTTAATTCATCCTTTTTACCTAAAAAAAAGATCTTAA
- the ychF gene encoding redox-regulated ATPase YchF, giving the protein MALTTGIVGLPNVGKSTLFNAITQAGAESANYPFCTIDPNVGIVEVPDYRLQKLTELVNPKKTVPTAFEFTDIAGIVEGASKGEGLGNKFLSHIRQVDAISHVVRCFNDGGITHVSGSVDPIRDIEVINLELILADLETVEKRAAKVAKLAKSKDKDAIAEHEVLQKLIAAFEEEKPARSLDLTEEEKKIVHGFQLLTMKPVLYAANVSEEDLLSDEDNEYLKAVKDYASKEGSEVITVCAKIESEIAELEGEEKQEFLEELGIEEAGLDQLIRAAYTLLGLETYFTAGEQEVRAWTIRSGTKAPQAAGVIHTDFERGFIRAEVVSYEDLVAAGNMNAAKEAGKVRLEGKDYIVKDGDVVHFRFNV; this is encoded by the coding sequence ATGGCTTTAACAACAGGGATTGTAGGCCTTCCAAATGTCGGAAAGTCTACATTATTTAATGCCATTACCCAAGCGGGGGCTGAATCTGCCAACTACCCGTTTTGTACGATAGATCCTAATGTCGGTATTGTGGAAGTGCCTGATTATCGTCTTCAAAAACTAACAGAACTTGTTAATCCTAAAAAGACGGTTCCAACAGCGTTTGAATTTACCGACATTGCAGGAATTGTAGAAGGAGCCAGCAAAGGAGAAGGTTTAGGAAATAAATTTTTATCTCATATACGCCAAGTAGATGCAATCTCTCATGTTGTCCGTTGTTTTAATGATGGGGGTATTACTCATGTCTCGGGAAGTGTGGACCCGATTCGTGATATAGAAGTTATTAATCTCGAACTTATACTTGCTGATTTGGAGACAGTAGAAAAACGAGCAGCTAAAGTAGCTAAGCTTGCTAAGTCAAAAGATAAAGATGCTATAGCTGAACATGAAGTGCTGCAAAAGCTGATTGCTGCTTTCGAAGAAGAAAAACCTGCCAGAAGCCTTGATTTAACAGAGGAAGAAAAGAAAATTGTGCATGGGTTCCAGCTGCTTACGATGAAGCCTGTCCTATATGCAGCTAACGTGAGCGAAGAGGACTTACTCAGTGATGAAGACAATGAATATTTAAAAGCTGTAAAAGATTATGCTTCTAAAGAAGGTTCTGAGGTAATAACAGTCTGCGCAAAAATAGAATCGGAAATTGCTGAACTTGAAGGGGAGGAAAAACAAGAATTTCTTGAGGAGCTCGGTATAGAAGAAGCAGGATTAGATCAATTAATTAGAGCGGCCTACACTCTTCTTGGGTTAGAAACGTATTTTACTGCCGGTGAACAAGAAGTACGAGCGTGGACCATTCGCAGTGGAACAAAGGCACCTCAGGCTGCTGGTGTGATTCATACGGACTTTGAAAGAGGATTTATTCGTGCAGAGGTAGTAAGCTACGAAGACCTTGTTGCTGCTGGTAATATGAATGCTGCAAAAGAAGCAGGTAAAGTACGGTTAGAAGGTAAAGACTATATCGTGAAAGACGGAGATGTAGTTCATTTCCGATTTAATGTATAA
- the rpsF gene encoding 30S ribosomal protein S6 — protein sequence MRKYEVLYIIAPSVDENGVKETIERYNNVLTNNGAEIEKVEEMGKRRLAYEINDLKDGYYVVVYTKAGPEATNEFDRLVKMDDNIIRHIVVKDEE from the coding sequence ATGCGTAAATATGAAGTGCTTTATATCATTGCTCCAAGCGTTGACGAAAATGGTGTAAAAGAAACCATTGAACGTTACAACAACGTTTTAACAAACAATGGAGCTGAAATCGAGAAAGTCGAAGAAATGGGAAAGCGCCGTCTTGCTTATGAAATCAATGATTTGAAAGACGGTTATTACGTTGTGGTATACACAAAAGCCGGCCCGGAAGCTACAAACGAATTCGATCGTCTCGTGAAAATGGATGACAATATCATCCGTCATATTGTTGTAAAAGATGAAGAATAA
- a CDS encoding DUF951 domain-containing protein: protein MPDIPFSLNDIVEMKKPHPCGENRWKIIRMGADIRIKCQGCGHSVMLPRREFRKKIKKVLESAEKNV from the coding sequence ATGCCGGATATTCCGTTTTCATTAAATGATATTGTAGAAATGAAAAAACCGCATCCATGCGGTGAAAACCGGTGGAAAATTATTCGCATGGGCGCTGATATCCGAATCAAATGCCAGGGGTGCGGCCATAGTGTCATGCTTCCCCGCCGAGAGTTCAGAAAAAAGATAAAAAAAGTCTTAGAGAGCGCAGAGAAAAATGTATAA
- the rsmG gene encoding 16S rRNA (guanine(527)-N(7))-methyltransferase RsmG — protein MSKHQFGSWLQKEGIQLTEKQEKQFEVYYRMLVDWNQKMNLTGITEEDEVYEKHFYDSLTAVFSHNFHNVNGMVDIGAGAGFPSIPIKICFPHLKVVIVDSLQKRTRFLEQLAGELQLQNVDLLHGRAEELAHNPAHREKYDVAIARAVARMSVLTELCLPFVRRGGTLLAMKGSTGLEEKEEAGKACRTLGGKWLDSYSLQLPNEKSERYILRMEKIDSTPKTYPRKPGTPSKKPLV, from the coding sequence ATGAGTAAGCATCAATTTGGAAGCTGGCTGCAAAAAGAAGGAATACAACTGACAGAGAAGCAGGAGAAACAATTTGAAGTATATTACCGTATGCTGGTAGATTGGAACCAAAAGATGAATTTGACCGGGATTACAGAAGAAGATGAAGTATACGAAAAACATTTTTATGACTCATTAACTGCTGTATTCTCCCATAATTTCCATAACGTAAATGGTATGGTGGACATTGGCGCAGGTGCTGGTTTTCCGAGTATACCAATAAAAATATGCTTCCCTCACCTTAAAGTCGTTATTGTCGATTCACTGCAAAAAAGAACGAGATTTCTCGAACAACTTGCAGGCGAACTACAACTGCAAAATGTTGATTTATTGCATGGACGTGCCGAAGAATTAGCACACAATCCTGCACACCGTGAAAAGTATGACGTCGCGATTGCTCGTGCAGTAGCGAGGATGTCTGTACTAACAGAACTTTGTCTCCCATTTGTAAGAAGAGGCGGCACACTTTTGGCTATGAAAGGATCAACTGGATTAGAGGAAAAAGAAGAAGCTGGTAAAGCATGCCGGACACTTGGCGGAAAATGGCTGGATTCCTATTCGTTACAACTTCCAAATGAAAAGAGCGAGAGATATATTCTTCGGATGGAAAAAATTGATTCTACCCCTAAAACTTATCCGCGAAAACCTGGAACGCCATCAAAAAAACCGCTAGTTTAA
- the noc gene encoding nucleoid occlusion protein, translating to MKQSLQKWFGLGDQDDGKEEKVEQEERPQEEVKYLPVDNIIANPFQPRTIFQEEKIAELAQSIRTHGLLQPITVRQRESRYEIIAGERRWRAAISIGMEEIPAIIKDFNDTQTASVALIENLQREELTAIEEAAAYAKLLDLHGLTQESLAQRLGKGQSTVANKLRLLHLTDNVQNALKEREITERHARALLPIKDAEKQEKILKEIINNELNVKQTEELIKNFQGKEQKPKKKKPTRKHYSKDTRLAMNTIRQSVDMVTKSGMNIETDEEENEEYYQFTIRIPKK from the coding sequence ATGAAGCAATCGCTTCAAAAGTGGTTTGGCCTTGGAGACCAAGATGATGGCAAGGAAGAAAAAGTGGAACAAGAAGAACGTCCGCAAGAGGAAGTGAAATACCTTCCTGTTGATAATATTATTGCCAATCCATTTCAGCCGCGTACGATTTTTCAAGAGGAAAAGATTGCGGAGCTTGCACAATCGATTCGCACTCATGGGTTGTTACAGCCAATAACTGTACGACAGCGGGAAAGCCGTTATGAAATAATAGCAGGAGAACGTCGGTGGCGTGCAGCAATAAGCATTGGCATGGAAGAGATTCCCGCAATAATTAAAGATTTTAATGATACGCAGACGGCTTCTGTTGCTCTTATTGAAAATCTCCAACGAGAAGAATTAACTGCTATTGAAGAAGCTGCTGCATACGCCAAGCTTCTGGATTTACACGGATTAACACAGGAAAGTCTGGCACAGCGCCTCGGTAAAGGCCAGTCTACTGTTGCAAATAAACTAAGGCTTCTGCATCTAACGGATAACGTCCAAAACGCATTGAAAGAAAGAGAAATAACCGAAAGACATGCTCGGGCACTCCTGCCTATTAAGGATGCAGAAAAACAAGAAAAAATATTAAAAGAAATTATTAATAATGAATTAAATGTTAAACAAACAGAAGAGCTAATAAAAAACTTTCAAGGAAAAGAACAAAAACCTAAAAAGAAAAAACCAACTAGGAAACATTATTCCAAAGATACACGTCTTGCAATGAATACCATAAGGCAATCAGTAGATATGGTGACTAAAAGCGGAATGAATATTGAGACGGATGAAGAAGAAAACGAGGAATATTATCAATTTACGATACGAATCCCGAAGAAATAA
- a CDS encoding DHH family phosphoesterase gives MPRFLLRRWHGYHVVSLFFVAVLFIAILTFYQWQLGLLGYFLLSLLVIYIIQARKSFEKDLEKYISTLTHRVNKAGEEAVTELPIGILLFNEEYEVQWANPFMMNFLSREFLGESLEKVSDGLIPAIKKGDYETELTLNERHYFVYIRQEERLLYFFDMTDTAETRSLYQDEQTVIGLIYLDNYDEVTQGMDDQIRSKLMSHVTSSLNYWANEYQILLRSIASDRFIAVMNKKALDELEKTRFELLDEVREVTGKEKVPITLSIGVGSGESSLRELGNLAQSSLDLALGRGGDQVAIKDTNGKVRFYGGKSNAMEKRTRVRARVISHALRDFVLESDQVIIMGHKNPDMDAIGAAIGVLKIADVNNTDAYVVVDPNDINPDVQKLMEEVGEHEHLWSQFITPDEALDELTRHTLLVVVDTHKPSLVIEPRLVDAVDRVVVLDHHRRGEEFIKDPVLVYMEPYASSTAELVTELLEYQPQKLNMDVLEATAMLAGIIVDTKSFAIRTGSRTFDAASFLKSHGADTTLVQMLLKEDIEQYVRRSRLIEKASIYRDGMAIAKASREETYDQILIAQAADTLLTMNDVKGSFVISKRQDGKTSISARSLGEVNVQLIMEALDGGGHLTNAATQFEGVSIEEAEDKLMQAIDDYLEGGTKE, from the coding sequence ATGCCTAGGTTTTTATTGAGGCGGTGGCACGGTTATCATGTGGTGTCTCTGTTTTTTGTAGCAGTGCTTTTTATCGCTATTTTGACTTTTTACCAATGGCAGCTTGGCTTACTCGGTTACTTTTTGCTAAGCCTCTTAGTGATATATATCATTCAGGCTAGAAAATCATTTGAAAAAGACTTGGAGAAATATATATCAACGCTTACTCACCGAGTGAATAAAGCTGGGGAAGAAGCGGTGACAGAACTTCCGATAGGGATTTTATTGTTTAATGAAGAGTATGAAGTACAATGGGCTAATCCGTTTATGATGAATTTCCTGTCGCGGGAGTTCTTAGGAGAATCACTGGAAAAGGTTTCCGACGGGCTTATTCCGGCGATCAAAAAAGGAGATTATGAAACAGAACTGACCCTAAATGAAAGGCATTACTTTGTCTATATAAGGCAAGAGGAACGCCTTTTGTACTTCTTTGATATGACAGACACAGCAGAAACAAGATCACTGTATCAAGACGAGCAAACAGTGATTGGGCTTATTTATTTAGATAATTATGATGAAGTAACACAAGGAATGGATGACCAGATACGCAGTAAACTAATGAGTCACGTAACATCGTCATTAAATTACTGGGCCAATGAGTATCAAATTCTGCTTAGAAGCATTGCTTCAGACCGTTTTATAGCAGTTATGAATAAAAAGGCGTTAGATGAGCTTGAAAAAACAAGGTTTGAGCTGCTTGATGAAGTTAGAGAAGTAACAGGTAAAGAAAAAGTTCCCATTACTTTAAGCATTGGAGTAGGCAGTGGAGAATCTTCGTTAAGAGAATTAGGAAACCTTGCTCAATCGAGTCTTGATCTTGCTCTTGGAAGAGGCGGAGATCAAGTAGCAATTAAAGATACAAATGGGAAAGTCCGTTTTTACGGCGGGAAATCTAATGCCATGGAAAAAAGAACCCGTGTACGTGCCCGTGTCATTTCACATGCTCTTCGTGATTTCGTTTTAGAAAGCGATCAAGTGATTATTATGGGACACAAAAATCCAGATATGGATGCGATCGGGGCAGCAATTGGTGTGTTAAAGATTGCAGACGTTAATAATACAGATGCTTATGTTGTCGTTGACCCTAATGATATAAATCCTGATGTGCAAAAACTCATGGAAGAAGTGGGAGAACATGAGCATCTTTGGTCTCAATTTATTACACCGGATGAAGCATTAGATGAACTGACCCGCCATACCTTGCTGGTCGTTGTAGATACGCATAAACCATCTCTTGTTATTGAACCGCGGTTAGTTGATGCGGTCGACCGGGTTGTTGTACTCGATCATCACCGCAGAGGAGAAGAATTTATAAAAGACCCGGTACTGGTATACATGGAACCCTATGCTTCTTCTACTGCTGAATTAGTAACGGAACTATTAGAATATCAGCCTCAGAAATTGAACATGGATGTGTTAGAAGCAACGGCTATGCTTGCTGGTATTATCGTGGATACGAAAAGTTTTGCGATTCGCACAGGCTCGCGGACTTTCGATGCTGCTTCGTTCTTAAAGTCACATGGAGCAGACACAACATTAGTACAAATGCTTCTAAAAGAAGATATTGAACAATATGTGAGACGCTCAAGGTTAATCGAAAAGGCATCCATTTATCGCGATGGTATGGCGATTGCAAAAGCCTCTAGAGAAGAAACGTATGATCAAATACTTATTGCTCAGGCAGCAGACACCCTTCTTACGATGAATGATGTAAAAGGATCTTTTGTGATTTCTAAAAGACAAGATGGAAAAACAAGTATCAGTGCACGTTCTTTAGGGGAAGTGAATGTGCAGCTAATTATGGAAGCATTAGATGGCGGCGGCCATCTAACCAATGCAGCTACCCAATTTGAGGGTGTATCTATCGAAGAAGCAGAAGACAAATTAATGCAAGCTATAGATGATTACTTGGAAGGAGGAACAAAAGAATGA
- a CDS encoding ParB/RepB/Spo0J family partition protein: MGKGLGRGLNAFFPDETKGQDNVVKDVKIKDLRPNPYQPRQSFTEEAISELKESIEEHGVLQPLIVRKSIKGYEIVAGERRYRAARAAGLKTVPAVEKEFSDEKMMEVALIENLQRENLNPLEEARAYEKLMKYLGVTQEELSKRLGKSRPHIANHLRLMQLPKDVQHKLANKTISMGHGRTLLGLNDKTKASEVLYKIEKQSLNVRQTEELVQQINNVSRETKQKEVKTSDNTSIFIKSKEEELRSYFGTSVSIKKGKRKGKIEIEFITEDDLERILELLEQEEKK, encoded by the coding sequence GTGGGTAAAGGACTTGGCAGAGGATTAAATGCTTTTTTTCCTGACGAAACGAAGGGACAAGATAACGTTGTTAAAGACGTAAAAATAAAGGATTTGCGTCCTAACCCTTATCAGCCTCGACAATCTTTCACTGAAGAAGCAATCTCAGAGCTAAAAGAATCGATTGAAGAGCATGGGGTACTTCAACCGCTTATTGTCCGAAAAAGTATTAAAGGGTACGAAATAGTAGCCGGCGAACGAAGGTATAGAGCGGCTCGTGCAGCAGGGTTAAAGACGGTGCCAGCTGTAGAAAAAGAATTCTCAGACGAAAAAATGATGGAAGTAGCTCTCATTGAAAATTTGCAAAGAGAAAATTTAAACCCATTAGAAGAAGCTAGAGCTTATGAGAAGTTAATGAAATATTTAGGGGTTACACAAGAGGAATTATCGAAGAGACTAGGAAAAAGCAGACCTCACATTGCGAATCATCTACGTTTAATGCAGCTTCCTAAAGATGTCCAGCATAAACTTGCAAATAAAACAATTTCAATGGGGCACGGCAGAACGCTTTTAGGGTTAAATGATAAAACGAAGGCTAGTGAAGTATTATATAAAATCGAAAAACAATCTTTAAATGTCCGTCAAACGGAAGAATTAGTTCAACAAATAAATAATGTTTCACGTGAAACAAAACAAAAAGAAGTTAAAACGTCTGACAATACCTCCATATTTATCAAATCGAAAGAAGAAGAATTACGTTCTTATTTCGGGACATCTGTTTCTATAAAAAAAGGAAAGAGAAAAGGAAAAATTGAAATTGAATTTATAACAGAGGATGATTTAGAAAGAATTCTTGAATTATTAGAGCAAGAAGAGAAAAAATAA
- a CDS encoding YybS family protein has translation MRQTRGLTEGAVLSGVFIVMLLLSIFVPFLITILMWFLPLPFIVFAARHGLKSGFIMFAVTILLSGIIGGVIGLPHALLAGAGGLTAGELIRRQKEALLVLAGSSIAYIGVLVLLYAGSILILDIDPINAMQDVMRQSTQQAESMLGALGQEPSENLEIWEDMINQIGYLGPVLIVFTGVIYGLITQLAAHMVLQRLKMNVEPFPPLREWNFPRSLLWYYLITSIIFFIGTEEGTALYVVMWNLFPLLETAMALQGFTVVFYYCYVKSIHKVFPIILLISGLFLPFVLLLARILGIIDLGFQLKKRLKPDTK, from the coding sequence TTGCGGCAAACAAGAGGACTAACGGAAGGCGCAGTATTAAGTGGTGTGTTTATTGTTATGCTGCTTCTTTCTATTTTTGTGCCTTTCCTTATTACTATTTTGATGTGGTTTTTACCTCTTCCATTTATCGTTTTTGCGGCGCGGCATGGGTTAAAATCTGGATTTATCATGTTTGCAGTAACTATTTTACTTTCAGGGATTATTGGAGGAGTAATAGGTTTGCCTCATGCTTTACTAGCTGGAGCGGGCGGGTTAACTGCTGGTGAACTTATACGTCGTCAGAAAGAAGCTTTATTGGTGCTGGCAGGAAGCAGTATTGCTTATATAGGTGTACTTGTACTGCTGTATGCCGGGTCAATTCTTATATTAGATATAGATCCTATAAATGCCATGCAAGATGTCATGCGGCAATCAACACAGCAGGCCGAATCTATGCTAGGTGCACTTGGCCAAGAGCCTTCTGAAAACCTGGAAATTTGGGAGGATATGATTAATCAAATAGGGTATCTGGGCCCGGTATTGATTGTATTTACAGGTGTTATATATGGATTAATTACACAATTAGCTGCCCATATGGTTTTGCAGCGGCTCAAAATGAATGTAGAGCCTTTCCCTCCTCTTAGAGAGTGGAATTTCCCACGTTCCTTGCTATGGTATTATCTAATTACTTCTATTATTTTTTTCATAGGAACCGAAGAAGGAACAGCGTTATATGTAGTTATGTGGAACCTATTCCCGTTATTGGAAACAGCAATGGCTTTGCAGGGGTTTACGGTTGTGTTTTATTATTGTTATGTTAAGTCTATTCATAAAGTTTTTCCTATAATATTGCTTATTTCTGGATTATTTTTACCCTTTGTTCTTCTTCTTGCTCGTATTTTGGGTATAATTGATTTAGGATTTCAATTGAAAAAACGTCTGAAACCTGACACGAAGTAG
- the yyaC gene encoding spore protease YyaC, protein MLGKKPASTRIPFSYQVHSEETGAASSLASQLAEQLDKVPSYRDIVVVCIGTDRSTGDSLGPIIGSSLEKSSLKRLCVYGTLAKPVHAVNLEETIEMIQRYHHRPFIVAIDACLGRVKNVGKINFSEGPVIPGAAMKKKLPHVGEMHVTGIVNVSGMMEYFVLQNTRLYTVMAIADCISQGFILADNKLKFPSSSITKNNVSQTPVHTKGLSKTESAFSLQQIHHKESPPIDES, encoded by the coding sequence ATGCTTGGAAAAAAACCCGCTTCCACTCGAATTCCCTTTTCTTATCAAGTTCATTCAGAAGAAACCGGGGCAGCTTCTAGTCTAGCTTCCCAGTTAGCAGAACAACTGGATAAGGTTCCATCCTACCGTGATATTGTTGTTGTTTGTATTGGGACGGATCGATCAACTGGTGATTCTTTAGGGCCTATTATCGGTTCTTCTTTAGAAAAAAGTTCTCTTAAACGGCTTTGTGTGTATGGAACATTAGCCAAACCTGTTCATGCAGTTAATTTAGAGGAAACCATAGAAATGATTCAACGTTATCATCACCGTCCATTCATAGTAGCTATTGACGCTTGTCTCGGCCGAGTTAAAAATGTTGGGAAAATAAATTTTTCCGAAGGTCCAGTCATCCCTGGAGCAGCTATGAAAAAGAAGCTTCCACACGTAGGAGAAATGCACGTGACAGGTATTGTCAATGTCAGTGGAATGATGGAATATTTTGTTTTACAAAATACTAGGTTATATACAGTAATGGCAATAGCAGATTGTATATCCCAAGGATTCATATTAGCTGATAATAAATTAAAATTTCCTTCTAGCTCTATTACAAAAAATAATGTTTCCCAAACACCAGTCCACACAAAAGGACTATCCAAAACAGAGTCAGCTTTTTCACTTCAGCAAATTCATCATAAAGAAAGCCCGCCAATTGACGAGTCTTAA